Within Paracoccus jeotgali, the genomic segment CCAAGATGGCCGATCTGACCCGCGCCCTGCGCGAGGACGGGCACGTCATCAGCCGCCTCGACATGGGCGGCGGGCTGGGCATCCCCTATCGCCGCGACAATAACGCGCCGCCTCTGCCCATCGAATACGGACAGGTGATCCGCGAAACGGTGGGCGATCTGGGCTGCTCGATCGAGATCGAGCCGGGCCGCAACATCGCCGGCAATGCCGGCGTGCTGCTGAGCCGGGTGATCTATGTGAAGAACGGCGAGGACCGCGATTTCCTGATCGTCGATGCTGCGATGAACGATCTGATCCGCCCGGCGATGTATGGCGCCCATCACGACATCGTGCCGGTCATCGAGGCCCCGCCGGGGGTCGAGCGGCAGCCTTATGACGTGGTCGGGCCGATCTGCGAATCGGGCGACACCTTCCGCAAGGGGGCCGAACTGCCGGCGCTGTCGGCAGAGGATCTGGTCGCCTTCCGCTCGGCCGGGGCCTATGGCGCGGTGATGTCGTCGGAATACAACACCCGCCCGCTGATCCCCGAGGTGATGGTCGATGGCGAGCGTTTCGCCGTCATCCGCGCCCGCCCGACGCTGGAAGAGATGCTCTCGCGCGAGACGCTGCCGGATTGGTTCTAGCCCCGGTTGCGGGCGCGTGTTCGCTGACCGGCGACGTCCCGTCTTAGCGCTTGCCGCTGCGGCTTCGAACCCGCAGGATAAGCGGTGAACACGCCATGAACGACAACGCCGCCCCGCCCCAAGACGACGCCGCGCAGCCGCAGGACCGCGCGCGCATCGCCCTGTCCGACAGCGGCGGCTTTCCCGCGCCCACCGCGCGCGCGCTGCGCCTGACCCGCTGGGGCCTCTGGTGGGAGGCCTCGATCCGCGCCTTCTGGCCGCTGCTGACCCTTGCCGGTTGCGGCGTGGCGGCGCTGTCGCTGGGGCTGGTCGAGGCGCTGCCGGCGGCGCTTCAGCGCATCACCCTATGGGGTCTTTCTGGCCTGCTGCTGGCGGCGCTGCTTTGGGGTCTGTGGCGGTTTCGGCGGCCGCGGCGCGAGGACGCCTGGGCGCGGCTGGATGACAGCCTGCCCGGCCGTCCCCTGACCGCGCTGCGCGACACGCCTGCGCTCGGCACCGATGGCGCGCTGTGGCAGGCGCATCTGGCGCAGATGGCGGCGCGCGCCGCCGCTGCTCGTCCGGTGCCGCCCGACGCGCATCTGACCCGGCGCGACCCCTTTGCGCTGCGGCTGGCCGGGCTGACGGCGGCGGTCATGGCGCTGCTGTTCGGCAGCGCCGGCAATCTAGGGCAGGGGCTGGCGGCCCTCGCGCCGCTGCGCCCGCTGACCGGCATTGAGCCGACCACCCCCACCGGCCCCGGCTGGGAAGGCTGGGCCGAGCCGCCGCCCTATACCCGCAAGCCGACGCTTTACCTGAACGCGCAGCCGCAGGGCGCGGTGCTGGACCTGCCCAAGGGCAGCACCATCAGCTTGCGGCTTTACGGTGACACCGACGGCGTCACGCAGGACATCGGCACGCCGCTGCCGACCGAAGGACAGGACCGCGCGCCGCGCTTTCGGGTCGAGCAGGATGGCAGCCTGACCATCGCCGGCACGCGCTTCGACATCAGCGTGCGGCCCGACGCGGCGCCCTCGGTCACGCTGGGGCCGGCGGCAGAGCGGCGGGCGGATGGGCGGCTGGTCCAGACCTTCGCCGCAAGCGACGATTACGGCGTGACCGAGGGGCAGGCGCATATCACGCTGGACCTGGACCGCGTCCCGCGCCGCTTCGGCCTTGCCACCCCGCCCGAGCCGCGCGACGAGTTGCGCGTGGCGCTGCCCTTGCCCGGCATCCGCCCGCAGGTCGAGGGGCAGCTTTCGGCGGATCTGAAAAAACACCCCTGGGCGAACCTGCCGGTGCGGCTGGAACTGCGCGTCACCGACGGGATCGGGCAGATCGGGACGTCTTCGCAGCTGACGATGGACCTGCCCGGCCGGCGCTTTTTCGACCCCCTCGCCGCGGCGCTGATCGAGCTGCGCCGAGACCTGCTGTGGTCGCGCCAGAACGCGCCGCAGGCGGCGCGGCTGCTGCGCGCGATCCTGTGGCAGCCGCAGGATCTGGCCGACCCGGCGACCCTGCGAGATCTGCGCGCGGTGTCGGTGGGGCTGGCCGCCGACCCGATGACCGACCTGCAGCGCGACGCGCTGGCCGAGGGGCTGTGGCGCATCGCCGAGCAGATCGAGGATGGTGGCCTCGCCGATGCGCTGGAACGGATGCGCCGGGCGCAGGAACGGCTGTCGCAGGCGATGAAGCGCGGCGCCTCGGCCGACGAGATCCGCGAGTTGATGGAGGAGCTGCGCCGCGCCACCGACGATTATCTGGACCGGCTGGCCGAGCAGGGCGAGAACGACCCCTCGGACCGCTTCAATCGCGGCCCGGCACAGATGCTCAGCGGCGATCAGATCCAGCAGATGATGGACGACATCCAGCGCCTGATGAATGAGGGCCGCATGGCCGAGGCGCAGGCGTTGCTGGACCAGTTCAACCGCATGATGGAGAACATGCAGGTCCGCCGGACCGAGGGCGAGGGGCAGGGCGAAAGCTCGTCCGACCGCATGGCGCGGACCCTGCGCGAACAGCAGGATCTGGCGGACCGCACCTTCCGGCAGATGCAGGATGACTGGATGGGGCTGGGCGAGCCCTCGTTTGATCAGGGCGGTGCCGGGCAGGAAGGTGGCGAGGAAACCGGCGAGGACGGCGCGGCAGGCGGTGGCGATCCCGGCCCCGGTGGGGCGGGCGCCGAGGACGGCGGCAGCGAGGGCGCGCCCGGCAGCGGGGCCGCGGCCAGCCGCGATCCGCAGGACATGGCCGACGAACAGTCGATCCTGCGCGACGATCTGGGGATGCAGCGCGGCCTGCTGCCCGAGCGCGGCAGCGAGCAGGGCGACGCGGCCGGGCAGGCGATGGACCGGGCCGGTCGGGCGATGCAGCAGGCCGAACGCGCGCTGCGT encodes:
- a CDS encoding DUF4175 domain-containing protein — protein: MNDNAAPPQDDAAQPQDRARIALSDSGGFPAPTARALRLTRWGLWWEASIRAFWPLLTLAGCGVAALSLGLVEALPAALQRITLWGLSGLLLAALLWGLWRFRRPRREDAWARLDDSLPGRPLTALRDTPALGTDGALWQAHLAQMAARAAAARPVPPDAHLTRRDPFALRLAGLTAAVMALLFGSAGNLGQGLAALAPLRPLTGIEPTTPTGPGWEGWAEPPPYTRKPTLYLNAQPQGAVLDLPKGSTISLRLYGDTDGVTQDIGTPLPTEGQDRAPRFRVEQDGSLTIAGTRFDISVRPDAAPSVTLGPAAERRADGRLVQTFAASDDYGVTEGQAHITLDLDRVPRRFGLATPPEPRDELRVALPLPGIRPQVEGQLSADLKKHPWANLPVRLELRVTDGIGQIGTSSQLTMDLPGRRFFDPLAAALIELRRDLLWSRQNAPQAARLLRAILWQPQDLADPATLRDLRAVSVGLAADPMTDLQRDALAEGLWRIAEQIEDGGLADALERMRRAQERLSQAMKRGASADEIRELMEELRRATDDYLDRLAEQGENDPSDRFNRGPAQMLSGDQIQQMMDDIQRLMNEGRMAEAQALLDQFNRMMENMQVRRTEGEGQGESSSDRMARTLREQQDLADRTFRQMQDDWMGLGEPSFDQGGAGQEGGEETGEDGAAGGGDPGPGGAGAEDGGSEGAPGSGAAASRDPQDMADEQSILRDDLGMQRGLLPERGSEQGDAAGQAMDRAGRAMQQAERALRQGDMAEAMDRQAEAIESLREGIRALGRGDRRAGSEGGEDGQGQGQQADAPSGQPGEGQARDSRSTQRRDPLGRALQGLGGGIATDDSLGSLEDGDTRARELQDEIRRRLGDRDRPQIERDYLDRLIDRF